The genomic interval GACTGTCTTATTCAAATTTGCCGTCTCACAATTAACGAGACGATTCACCGAGTTACGCATATCTCGCACAATTCTCACATCTTCAAACTTTAATAGCGCTTGATAACCACCAATCAAACTTAAAAATTCAGCTATCCGTTCAGCTTCTTTGAGATATGTAATCCATCCCTTTTTACGTTCTAAACTTTTTGCATTTAACTCATACGTATTCATCAATTGCGTCAAACCCGTTGAATGGCCTTCATAAAGTGAAAAAATTTCTAAATGATAAGAAGACGTTTCTGGATTGTTCACGGAGCCACCTGCTAGAAATGCACCACGTAAATAACTCCGTCTCATTTCGTCATCTTTCACCATTTTAGGATCAATATCATGACTGAACATGCCGTTTTTCAAAATCCCGAGTTCATCCAAAATTTCCCTCGTCTTCATTTTTATTCGACAAATATAAATATTGTTTTTCTTCAACTTCATTTTTTTGCGCACTAATATTTCAACTTCAACTTTAAACACAAATTTAATAAGCGAATAAATACGTCGCGCCGTCGTTGCATTTTCCGTTTGGATATTAATCACAAATTGTTGATTAGACAAGCTCAAGGCACCGTTCATTCGAATCAGTGCGCTCAGTTCTGCCTTAGCATTCGCATGGTCAACTTCAATTCGTGTCAGTTCATTTTTCATTTCAGATGCAAAGCTCATAATGAATCTTTCCCTTTCTATTTACTATGGTTCAAAATGGCTAGCTACAATTAGGATTTGAATTGATCTGGGTCAAACTGAATAGTACTAATTTCTTGTAAGGCAATTTCATAAATCATTTCTGCCAAAACTTCCGTACGATGTCGCACATAATCATGTTCTGAAACTTCTACAAGATGCTGTCCTGTCACGAGTTGCACACCGAGTTGATTCAATTCATCCTTATCATAATACACAGGCTTTGCGCCCTTTGATTCATATTTTTCAATAATTTGAGGTGAAAATTCTAGTTGATTCGCAATCACAAAATCAAGCACATGATCACCCAGTTGTTGATGAATGGCATCGATATGATCCATGACTGTGTAGTGATCTGTTTCGCCCGGTTGTGTCATAATGTTAGAAACATATAATTTTTTCGCGTCACTTTCGACTATCGCATTGGCAATTCCTTTGACACATAAGTTTGAAATAACACTTGTGTATAAAGATCCCGGACCTAACACAATTAAATCCGCTTCACGCAAGGCCTCAATCGCTTCGTCCATTGGTTGTACATCAGCAGGTTCTAAAAACACACGCTTAATCTTCTTTTGTTTTCTTGGAATATTAGACTCTCCTGAGACAATTTCGCCATCTTCCATCTCTGCATTCAAAGAGACACTCGAAATAGTTGACGGAATGACACGACCTTTAATATTTAAAATTTTACTTAGTTCTTTCACTGCATGACCGAAATCGTGGGTAATATTCGTTAAAGCCGCAATCAACAGGTTCCCCAGTGAGTGACCACTAATCTGATCTTCTTTAAATCGATATTGAAATAGTTGCTCAAGCGTTGGTTCTACATCACTTAAAGCAGCCAATACGTTACGTACATCTCCTGGTGCCGGAATATCCATCTCATCTCTTATTTTCCCTGTGCTACCACCGTCATCTGCTACTGTCACAATTGCTGTAATATCTATCGGAAAAGTTTTTAATCCTCTTGCTAAAACGGATAAACCAGTACCTCCACCAATCAGTACTAATTTAAGTTGTTTCATTTTACTCGCCACTTTCTATATGCGCATCACGATGATGAACATATACATTATAATCATAAATTTGCTTTAATTCTTCAGCTAAACGTTGTGCTAGTGCGACTGATCGGTGTTGACCACCCGTACATCCAATTGCGATAACGAGTTGCGACTTTCCTTCTTTTTTATAACCCGGAATCATAAATAACAATAAATCTAATAGTTTTTCATAAAATGTATTCGTTTCTTTCCACTTCATAACATATTTATAAACATCTTCATCCATACCTGTGAGTGGTCTCAATTCAGCTACATAGTATGGGTTGGGTAAAAAGCGGACATCAAATACTAGATCTGCATCAATTTGAATACCGTGCTTAAAACCAAAACTAGAGACATTGATTGTAAATGTTGATTTATTTTCTTTATTAAAATATTCATAAACGCGTTTTCTTAAGGCTTTAGGTGATAACGTTGTTGTATCTAAAGTGTAATTCGCTAAACTTCTTACTTCTGATAGTAATTTGCGTTCTTCATTGATGGCTTTGACGAGCGGTAACTCCGTATGTTCTTGTAAAGGATGTTTACGACGTGTTTCTTTATAGCGTGAAATGAGCTTTTCCGTATCCGCATCAACGAATAATACATCGACAATGACATCTTTACGACTTTGTACTGCATCGATTTCACGTACTAAATATTGGAAAAATTCGCGCCCTCTCAAGTCAATCCCTACCGCAACTTTTTGCATCGATGGGTTACCTTGCTCCATCAATTCTACAAATTTTGGAAGTAAAATCGGCGGTAAGTTGTCGACACAGAAATAGCCTAAGTCCTCTAAACTTTGAATGACTAATGATTTCCCTGCACCAGAGAGACCTGTGACAACAAGGAGTTCACTTTTTACGATTTCATTATTTTCTTCATGTTGCATTTATTAACCACCATCCAATCATATTCTCTATTAGTTTACATGAAATCAGTCTAAAGTTATAGAGGGATGATATGCATATCTATGTTTTTGAAAAAATTGTGATGTCACAGCCGTATTGATCACTTATTCTATCTCCATTTTTCGAATACGGTTAATGCATCCGTGATCAAATTCAATCAACAAGTCATTTAGGAAACCTTCAGCGCTACATGATACCCCATTAAATGCTATAAAAAAGGAACTGGAAACAGCGTCCAGCTCCTGTTGATTCAATGTCATCTGTTTTAATATTTAGTCATGTAAACTTTCGATATATTCTTGTGCACTTTGAGCGGCGATACTACCGTCACTTGTTGCTGTAACGATTTGACGCAATCCTTTTTCACGAACGTCTCCTGCTACAAAAATTCCTTTAATCGCAGTACTCATATCATCGTTTGCAACAATATATCCTGCTTCGTTTGTGATACCTAAATTTTCAAATGGTTGCGTTAGAGGTTTCATACCTACATATACGAATAAACCATCTGCTTCAACTGTTTGTTCAGTTCCATCAACTGTTGAAACAAGCGTTAATGAACCTACTTTACCGTCTTTTTCATTAACAGATTTAAGTGTGTGATTCCAAATAAAATCAATTTTATCATTTTTAAAGGCACGATCTTGTAGGATTTTTTGTGCTCTTAATTGGTCACGACGGTGTACGATTGTGACTTTGCTAGCAAATTTAGTCAAGAATGTTCCTTCTTCTACTGCTGAATCGCCGCCACCGATAACATAGATATTTTTGTTTTTAAAGAAAGCACCATCACATACAGCACAATAGCTGACACCGCGACCTCCGAGCTGTTCTTCTCCAGGTACGCCAACTTTTTTGTATTCCGCACCCGTTGCAATAATAACAGTTGTCGCTTCAAGTGTACTAGAACCAAAATCAATGACCTTATAATCGCCTTTATCTTCGATGCCTTTAATATCGCCATATTTGTACTCAGCGCCGAATTTTTTGGCATGATCAAACATCTTACTTGAAAGGTCAGGTCCTGAAATCATTTCGAAACCTGGGAAGTTTTCGACTTCTTCAGTGTTCGCCATTTGTCCTCCAGGCATACCGCGTTCAATCATTACTGTATTTAAATTCGCACGTGAGGCATAAACAGCAGCTGTCATGCCTGCTGGTCCTGCACCAATAATCGCAACATCATATCTCACTTGTTCTGACATGATCTGTTCCTCCTTTAATTTTATCATACGCATTTTACAACATTTAATTCAAGGACTCAAATTTAAATGCTCAACAGATGTTGTAGAGCATGTTCAAAAGCGTCAGTTGCCACATCAAAATGTTCAATGATTTGCGGTCGCGTCATCGCTTCATCTTCTTTTTGATTGAAAAAGAGATACGCGACTGCAGCAACGTACGCTTCCACTTGTTCGTGGTCGACTTGCTCGGCTAAAAGACTTTCTGCATAACTAATCCAACTTAAAAAGAGAGACGCATAAGGTTGTGTTTCTGGAAGACGATAAAGTGTCTCCATACCTTGATGAATAAAGTGCAGTTTTTTCAGTTGAAGATTTTGAATGAGATAAGTGAGATACAATTTTTCATAATCTCCCATTGATTCTAAAATCGTCCAAACTTCTTTCGTCATCAAAACTTCTTTACCATTGAGTTGATTTAACAAAAAGAGACCATACAAACGTTCATGTTGATCATCACTCAGCAATAAAGGCTCTACGTGTTGATTAAAATAATGAGCACTTTCCTCAATGACCCATGGTGGCAAACCACGATTCGCTTTCGAAAATTGTGTTAACACTTGCCAAAAGTGATGGCTTTGCTCGATATTTCCTAGGTAATAATAATTGAACGAAAGCGCATGAAATAGTTGAAATGTCTGAAATTTTCCTTTGCGATGAAGTGGTACTAACAACTGTTGAGAGGCTGGATACTGCTTTAAATAACTGAGCACAATTCCAAGTTTAAAAGATTCCTCATCATTCATCGGTCGAATTTTATTTAATATTTTCACATAATTTTGGAAGCGTGCTTGTTGATTCATGTTATAGAGCAACAAAGTGTAGTGGCATAACGCATGCACATCGGAAGGATCCTCTTTCAACAAACGCTCCAACATCTCTTGGGCGATTTTGTTTTCATTTAAATAAAGATAACACATCGCGAGCAAATTACGAATAATCCGATTGTCTTGAATCTCTTCGTCCTGTCTCAACAAATATTCACGCGCTTCTAACAAACGGCCTTGACCGAATAAATATTGAAAAATGACTTGTGCCACAAACAACTGGCTTTCTTTTTCAAGTGGGTGTTCACCGTTAAAAGCAACTTCAAACATGTCTTCTAACTCTTCTCGATATTCTTCGTCATCTGCTAAAAAAGCATAACTTAAACCGAAGAGATACGCTTTGTTTGGCTCATTCAAGTCAATATTCAACTGACTTAATTCATAGTAAGAAGCTTCCAACTCACTCCCCTTACTAATTTCTTCATAATAAATCGCTTCAGCACGTCTCGGCACATTTAACTTGATAAAACATGTCGCAAGTTGTTGTTTCGCCTCAAAACAATCTGGTGACAACGCTAACACTTTTTCTAAATAGCGTTGTGCTTTCACATAATCTTGTTGTTGTATTTTTTGTTTTGCTAGACGTTCATAAAGTGCTACATCATCGCTGAATTGTATAATATTTCGTTTTTGTGTCATCCATTGTCACCTCTCTTTTCTAATGTTTTGAGTGTAGTTGTATCGGATTACCATACGCCACAGTATAATCGGGAATATCTTTAGAAACGACACTCCCTGCACCAATTTGAACGTGGCTACCAATTTTCACACCAGGTAATACGGTCACATTTGCACCAATCATCGTATGGTCGCCGATTTCAACTTCACCGACTCTTAACGATTCAGTTAAAAATTCATGGGTTAATAAAGTCGTATTATAACCGATGATAACGTTATGACCCATTTTGATC from Staphylococcus sp. MI 10-1553 carries:
- the rapZ gene encoding RNase adapter RapZ translates to MQHEENNEIVKSELLVVTGLSGAGKSLVIQSLEDLGYFCVDNLPPILLPKFVELMEQGNPSMQKVAVGIDLRGREFFQYLVREIDAVQSRKDVIVDVLFVDADTEKLISRYKETRRKHPLQEHTELPLVKAINEERKLLSEVRSLANYTLDTTTLSPKALRKRVYEYFNKENKSTFTINVSSFGFKHGIQIDADLVFDVRFLPNPYYVAELRPLTGMDEDVYKYVMKWKETNTFYEKLLDLLLFMIPGYKKEGKSQLVIAIGCTGGQHRSVALAQRLAEELKQIYDYNVYVHHRDAHIESGE
- a CDS encoding gluconeogenesis factor YvcK family protein; translated protein: MKQLKLVLIGGGTGLSVLARGLKTFPIDITAIVTVADDGGSTGKIRDEMDIPAPGDVRNVLAALSDVEPTLEQLFQYRFKEDQISGHSLGNLLIAALTNITHDFGHAVKELSKILNIKGRVIPSTISSVSLNAEMEDGEIVSGESNIPRKQKKIKRVFLEPADVQPMDEAIEALREADLIVLGPGSLYTSVISNLCVKGIANAIVESDAKKLYVSNIMTQPGETDHYTVMDHIDAIHQQLGDHVLDFVIANQLEFSPQIIEKYESKGAKPVYYDKDELNQLGVQLVTGQHLVEVSEHDYVRHRTEVLAEMIYEIALQEISTIQFDPDQFKS
- the whiA gene encoding DNA-binding protein WhiA; protein product: MSFASEMKNELTRIEVDHANAKAELSALIRMNGALSLSNQQFVINIQTENATTARRIYSLIKFVFKVEVEILVRKKMKLKKNNIYICRIKMKTREILDELGILKNGMFSHDIDPKMVKDDEMRRSYLRGAFLAGGSVNNPETSSYHLEIFSLYEGHSTGLTQLMNTYELNAKSLERKKGWITYLKEAERIAEFLSLIGGYQALLKFEDVRIVRDMRNSVNRLVNCETANLNKTVSAAMKQVESIQLIDQEIGIDNLPDRLREVARLRIEHQDVSLKELGEMVSTGTISKSGINHRLRKLNEMADKIRRGEPFEV
- a CDS encoding tetratricopeptide repeat protein, producing the protein MTQKRNIIQFSDDVALYERLAKQKIQQQDYVKAQRYLEKVLALSPDCFEAKQQLATCFIKLNVPRRAEAIYYEEISKGSELEASYYELSQLNIDLNEPNKAYLFGLSYAFLADDEEYREELEDMFEVAFNGEHPLEKESQLFVAQVIFQYLFGQGRLLEAREYLLRQDEEIQDNRIIRNLLAMCYLYLNENKIAQEMLERLLKEDPSDVHALCHYTLLLYNMNQQARFQNYVKILNKIRPMNDEESFKLGIVLSYLKQYPASQQLLVPLHRKGKFQTFQLFHALSFNYYYLGNIEQSHHFWQVLTQFSKANRGLPPWVIEESAHYFNQHVEPLLLSDDQHERLYGLFLLNQLNGKEVLMTKEVWTILESMGDYEKLYLTYLIQNLQLKKLHFIHQGMETLYRLPETQPYASLFLSWISYAESLLAEQVDHEQVEAYVAAVAYLFFNQKEDEAMTRPQIIEHFDVATDAFEHALQHLLSI
- the trxB gene encoding thioredoxin-disulfide reductase, whose translation is MSEQVRYDVAIIGAGPAGMTAAVYASRANLNTVMIERGMPGGQMANTEEVENFPGFEMISGPDLSSKMFDHAKKFGAEYKYGDIKGIEDKGDYKVIDFGSSTLEATTVIIATGAEYKKVGVPGEEQLGGRGVSYCAVCDGAFFKNKNIYVIGGGDSAVEEGTFLTKFASKVTIVHRRDQLRAQKILQDRAFKNDKIDFIWNHTLKSVNEKDGKVGSLTLVSTVDGTEQTVEADGLFVYVGMKPLTQPFENLGITNEAGYIVANDDMSTAIKGIFVAGDVREKGLRQIVTATSDGSIAAQSAQEYIESLHD